The following is a genomic window from Candidatus Paracaedimonas acanthamoebae.
AGCGCAGGCAGCCGGAGGAGCTTTAATTCTGGGTCGCTTAGGGTATTTAGGAATTTTTCGCTCTCCTCATTATCGTACTCTTGCTGATGGAAATCGTATAAAGTTACATATTTTATTGCCGAGAAGAGGGATCATTTATGACCGTCATGGAGAAGAATTAGCGGGGAATATTTCTAGCTACCGATTAACAATGACGCCTGCTCAGATAGATAATTTGCCAGAAAGTCTTTTTCGTATTTCTGAGTTGTTAAATATTGATCCTAAAGATTCTAAAAATATTCTTAAGGATATCAATAAGCACCCCAAATTCACGCCTTATGCTCTAAAACAACAACTAAGCTGGGAAGATGTATGCAAAATTGAAGTGAATTTACCTGAATTGCCTGGCGTTGAAATTGAGGCAGGCTATCAAAGATTCTACCTAGAGCCAGAACCATTTGCACATTTGATTGGTTACGTCCAGGCGCCTTCTGATAAAGATCAAGATGTTGATCAACGGCTCTCTTCTCTTTCAGATTATCGTATTGGAAAAGTAGGGATTGAAAAAAGCTTCCAAAATGTATTGCAAGGTGTGGCAGGATATAAAGAAGTCGAAGTTAATGCAAAACGTCAAATTGTGAGAGAAAGAAAAAAACATGAAAGCCAAAATGGTCAACAATTAGAACTTTCAGTTTCGGCTCCCTTGCAAAAATTTATTTATGAAAGATTACAGCAAGTTGAAAGTGCTTCTGTTGTTGTGATGGATATTCTAACAGGAGAAGTCTTAAGCTTAGTTTCCTCACCAAGTTATGACACAAATTTATTTGTAAATGGTATTTCTCAAAAGAATTGGGATGCTCTGCAAAAAAATCCTTATCGTGCTTTGACCAATAAAGCTATTCATGGTCTTTATGAGCCTGGTTCTACATTCAAAATGGCTGTTCTGCTTGCAGGACTTGAATCAGGAAGAGTAGATCCTAATTTTCAAACTTTTTGTCACGGATATATAGAGGTAGCAAATCATCGTTTCCATTGTGTTTGTCGTGGGGGGCATGGAGTGGTAAATTTAAAAAGAGCATTACAGGTTTCCTGTGATGTTTATTTTTATGAAATAGCCCAAAAAATTGGAGTTGAAATACTTGCACAGATGGTGAGAGCGCTAGGGTTTGGAGATAAGACAGGGATAGAGATGCCGGCTGAACGTTCAGGCTTAGTTCCTTCAAAACAGTGGAAACTTGAGAAACATAAGCAGCGTTGGCATATAGGCGATACCATATTGTTATCTATCGGGCAGGGCCCTGTATTAGCAACGCCTCTTCAATTAGCTCAAATGATGGCGCGACTCTTATCGGGGAAACGGGTTGTTCCGACAATAAAGAAAAGAACTTCAGCGGAGTTACCGCTATTTTCATCTTATTCTTTTAATCCTAAGTATCTTGCTATGATTAAAAATGGTATTGATGCTGTCGTTAATGAGGTTTCTGGGACAGCTTATCATTCTAGAATCAATATTCCAGGATTAGAGATGGGGGGGAAGACAGGAACAGCTCAAGTGCGACGCATAACAAAATTGGAACGTGAAACACGCATCTTAAGGAATGAAGAAATAGCCTGGAAAGAAAGAGATCATGCTTTATTTGTTGGTTATGCTCCAATTCATCAGCCACGTTATGTGACGGCTGTTATTGTTGAACATGGCGGATGGGGAAGTGTTGTTGCAGCACCTATTGGGCGTGATGCTCTCTTAAAAATTCAAGAGATTATGATTTCATAAATACAATGATAAATAACTTTTAAACCATTGGCTTAGTGTTAGACCCCTGATATGATGAGGCGTTCAGAAAAGAGGATAGTTTGTGATTGTAGCCTTAACTTTTTATATTTTTTCATTTCTATTGCTGGGGTCTGCAGCAATGGTTGTTTTTGCACGGAATACTGTCCATTCAGTTCTTTATCTGATTTTTTCATTTTTTAATGCGGCAGGTATTTTTATCTTACTTCAGGCTGAGTTCATTGCGATGATTTTAATCATTGTTTACGTTGGGGCAGTGGCTGTTTTGTTTCTATTCGTTGTTATGATGCTTGATATTGATCCTTTTCAAAAACCCCTATTTTTTCTTCGAAATTTTGTAAATTTTACCAAGAGCTTGGCCTCAGTCACAGGTTTTATCGTTTTATATGTGATGCTTTTTCTCACGATAATTTTAGGGTTCAATTATTTCTTTGATGATTATAGTGATTTAACGAAAATAAAATGGGAGCATCTTTCGCTTTTAATTTTCACGGGCGTTTTGGTTGCTTTTCTTATCCCGCGTCGTGTTTATAGGTGGCTTGCAGGGGAACTTATTAATTTGCGCCAGAATGTTTCAGCATCTGTAGTGATTGGTATTCTTATGCTGACTGAATTAATTCTAGTAGCCTTCACTTTTAAATCAATCGATTCAAGGAATGATTTTATAACTTCGCCCACTTTGCACGTTTCGAAAATAACAAATACTAAAGCGCTGGGAATGGTGCTTTATACGGATTATTTATATTTATTTCAGGTTGCGGGGCTTATTTTATTGGTTGCCATGATTGGTGCAATCGTCCTTACATACCGTTATAAGCATGATATAAAAAGGCAAGATATAGCGACTCAGTTAAAGCGAACAGCTAAAAATACAATTGAACTTAAGAAAGTATCGCTTAAAAAAGGAATATAAAATGCAAATTGGGTTGCAACATTATTTAGTTTTATCAAGCGCCTTATTTTTTATAGGGATCTTCGGAATTTTATGGGGGCGTAAAAGCGTTTTAAATATTTTGATGTCTCTAGAATTAACTCTTCTTGCAACTAATATTAATCTCGTTGCATTTTCAATGTATTGGAAAGATCTTATAGGTCAAATTTTTACATTATTTATTTTAACTGTTGCAGCTGCCGAAGCTGCCATAGGTCTGGCTATTCTCGTTGTCTTCAATCGTAATCGCGGAAGCATCGAGGTTGAAGATATAAGTCATATGAGAGGCTAAGAAATTGGTAGAGTATCTTAGTATATTTTGTCCCCTTTTAGGTTTTATTTTTATAAGCTTTTTGGGTCATAAATTTAATAAACATGCAATTAATTTAATTAGTTGCATAATTATTGCTATAGCAACCGTATCATCTTTTATTTTCGCGTGGAATTTACATCATAATGGGCAGAACATAACTCTTTCTCTATTACCTTGGTTTGACGTGGGAAATTTCCAAATTCATTGGAGTCTTTATTTTGATAATCTTTCAGTAACAATGGTGTTACTTGTAAATCTGATCTCATTTCTTGTTCATGTTTATTCTATTGGCTATATGAATCAAGATCCATCCTCTTCTCGTTTTATGTCATATTTAAGTTTATTTACTTTTATGATGCTGATCTTGGTGACGGCAGATAACCTCGTGCAACTGTTTTTTGGTTGGGAAGGTGTAGGGCTTACTTCTTATCTTTTAATTGGTTTTTGGTATGAGAGAGAAAGTGCGAATGAGGCAGCTTTCAAAGCTTTCTTTGTGAATAGGATTGGTGATTTGGGATTTCTTCTAGGAATTGCGGGGACTTTTTTAGTCTTCAAGACTCTCGAATTTGATCAACTTTTCCAACTCATCCCGTTGAAAGAAGGGCATAGCTTCGACTTATTAGGATATAAGTTTTCTACCTTTGAAACTCTTGGAATTTTATTTTTTATAGGGGCTATGGGGAAATCAGCACAAATAGGACTTCATACATGGCTTCCAGATGCAATGGAAGGTCCTACTCCCGTATCAGCGTTGATTCATGCTGCAACCATGGTCACAGCGGGCGTTTTTCTCTTAATTCGGCTTTCACCTTTATATGAATTAGCTCCTTATACAAGGGATTTTATTGCCTTAGTGGGGAGCATAACAGCCATATTTGCGGGGAGTATCGCGATTACGCAAAACGATATAAAGCGTGTTATTGCCTATTCAACCTGTAGTCAATTGGGCTATATGTTTATGGCGATTGGTCTTTCAGCCTATAATGGGGCTCTCTTTCATTTAGTAACTCATGCCTTTTTTAAGGCATTGTTGTTTCTAGGTGCAGGGGCTGTAATCCATGCACTCTCTGATGAACAAGATATGCGATATATGGGAGGGTTATGGCGTTCTATCCCCGTAACATATACCGTGATGATTATTGGTACCCTTGCTTTATGTGGCCTCCCGTTTTTTGCTGGATATTTCTCAAAAGACTATATTTTAGAAGTAGCTCTGCTAAATTCTAGTTGGGTTGGTCAAGTTTCTTATTTCTTAGGTATCTGTGCTGCAGTTCTTACGGCTTTTTATTCTTGGCGTCTTCTATTTCTCACATTTCATGGAGAAAATAGAGCAAATGAGCTTGTGATGAGCCATATTCATGAGCCTGACTATAGTATGTTAGCCCCTTTATTTGTACTTGTTTTTGGTTCTATTTTTGGCGGATATTTAGGAAAAGCATTTTTCTTAAATGAAAAGTTTTTGGGGAGTTTCATGCCTATGCATGAAGAGAATCATTTAAATTTCTTTTTTAAACATTTGCCTACCATCGCAGTTTTTATAGGTATAGGGCTAGCTATATATTTATATTTAATTCGCCCGCAAATGCCTGTTCTTATCGTTCAAAGATTTAAAAAAGTTTATCTTTTCCTTTATAATAAATGGTTTTTTGATGAATTTTATAATCGTTTATTTTTAAATAATGCTCTGAAAGGTGCTCGTTTCTTATGGCTAAAAACAGATCAAAAAATTATTGATGGCTATGGGCCAGAGGGGATAGCTTCATTTGCGGAGTGGGTGGCAAAACGGGCAAGTCAATTGCAGACAGGTTATATATATCATTATGTTCTTGCTCTTGTCGGTGGCCTTTGTATTTTTATTCTTTTGCTTTTATTTAAGTCATAAAAAGAAAGTCGGATATGGAACAATTACCATTATTAACTTTAATGATATTTTTGCCTTTGTTAGGGGCTCTTGCCATACTTTTAATTAAAAACGATCCCTTATCTGTTTCTCAAAATGCGCGTGGTGTTGCTCTTTTAACTTCTATCACTACATTTGTTTTATCATTAGTGGTCTTGTCTTATTTTAAATCAACGCTATCAGATTTTCAGTTAGTGGAAAGGTATCTATGGATTCCGAAACTTTCGCTAAATTATTGCGTGGGGATTGATGGTATTTCCCTTATTTTCATTTTATTAACAACGTTTTTAACACCCTTAGCTATTCTTGCAAGCTGGAATGTAATTACTGATAAAGTAAAAGAATATATGGTCACATTTCTCGTGCTTGAAACCTTAATTATGGGAAGTTTTTGTGCTCTTGATTTAGTCCTTTTCTATATTTTTTTTGAAGCTGTATTGATCCCAATGTATTTAATTATAGGAATTTGGGGTGGGAAAAATCGCGTCCATGCGGCTTTTAAATTTTTCCTTTTTACGCTTTCGGGATCCGTTTTAATGCTAATTGCGATATTTGCAATCTATGGCGAGATTGGGACAACGGATTTAATTGAGGCATATCGTTATACGTTCTCTGGAGAAAAACAGTATTGGTTATGGGCGGCGTTCTTCATAAGTTTTGCTGTTAAAATTCCGATGTGGCCTGTGCATACATGGCTTCCGAATGCACACGTAGAGGCGCCGACAGCAGGTTCAGTAATTTTAGCGGCTATTTTATTAAAAATGGGGGGGTATGGCTTTTTAAGGTTTTCTTTGCCGTTATTTCCTGAACCTTCACAGTTTTTTGCGCCGTATGTTTTTGGATTAAGTATAATTGCTATCGTGTATGCTTCGCTTATTGCTCTTGTGCAAGAAGACATGAAAAAACTTGTTGCATATTCATCAATTGCGCATATGGGATTTGTAACATTTGGGATTTTTACATTTACAGAGCAGGGTGTAAAAGGGGCTTTATTCCAAATGATAAGTCATGGGATTATTTCGGCTGCTTTATTCTTATCTGTGGGGATTTTATACAATCGTGTTCATTCTAGAGAAATTGTTAGATATTCAGGCGCAAGGTCTAGAATGCCGCAGTTTGCTGTTGTGTTTATGATAGGTCTCTTAGGATCAATAGGACTCCCGGGGACTTCTGGATTTGTGGGAGAGCTCCTAGTGCTTGTGGCGTCATTTGAGAAAAGTGGTTGGATGGCTTTTATGATGGGAGGAGGGATTGTGTTAAGCGCGGCTTATGCTCTTTGGCTTTATAAAAGAGTAATGCTTGGCAAAATTATAGATAAATCTCTAGAAAAGCTAAGTGATTTAATTCTTATTGAAAAACTATATTTATTCCCAATTATCGCCTCTATCATCTTTTTAGGGATCTATCCTAAACCTATTTTTGTTCTGAGTGAAACCGCAATTGAAAAAATTATTGCCCCATTTTACACAAAATTAAAACTAGAAGGGCAGCTTTAATGTATATTTCAACACTTGCTGAGTTTCTATCTATTCTGCCAGAATGTTTTTTAACAATTATGGTGTTGCTCATGATTCTAATAGGTGTTTTAAAAAAAGAATCATCCCTAAATATAACAACATATATTCTTATTTTTTCTCTTGCTGTTGCGGCATATCTAGTGTCTCTCTTTCCTTCACAACCCACGGTTTCATTTAATAATTTTTTTATTGCAAATGCCTATACTCAATTTTGCAAAATAATTGTTATCCTTGCTGTTGTGTTTGTTGTTTTTATGAGTTTTCGACACTTTCAAAATGATCAATTAGTACAATTTGAGATCCCTATTTTAATGCTATTTTCGACAATAGGAATGATGTTGATGATCTCCTCCAACGACCTTATTTCTCTTTTTCTGGGGTTGGAGTTACAAAGTTTAGCACTTTATATCTTGATTGCTTTGCCGCGAGATCAGATCTTAACAACAGAGGCAGGACTTAAGTATTTTATTCTAGGATCTCTTTCAACGGCTCTTTTCTTATTCGGGAGTAGTCTTTTATATGCTCTTACGGGAACAACTGAATTTCAAAGTTTGATGACTGCTTTTACAGAAATTCCGATGACTGACCCTATGTTGATTGTTGGTATTACCATGATACTTTCAGGACTTGCATTCAAAATTTCGTTGGTTCCTTTTCATATGTGGACTCCTGATGTTTATGAAGGGAGTTCAACTTCAATCACATCATTTCTAGCGACAGCACCAAAAGTAGCAATATTTTCTGTAGTCGTGCGTTTATTCATTCAATTTACGGAAGATCATTATTTTTTGTGGGAAACAGCTTTTATCATATTTTCCATTTTATCTATGTTTTTGGGGGCTTTCACGGCACTTTTCCAAAAGAATTACAAAAGACTTCTCGCCTATTCAACAATTTCGCATATGGGATATATTTTAATAGGAGCATTAAGTAGAAATCAAGCTGGCGTAGAGAGTATACTTTCATACTTTGTTGTCTATGTATTTACAATTATAGGTGTTTTTGCATGTCTTTTGAATTTAAGACGGAATGGAAAAAGTATAAACACCATAGAAGAATTTGCAAACTTATCTCATGAGTATCCTTTGATCGCTGCAGTGATGGCAATTTTAATGTTTTCATTAGCTGGTATTCCTCCTTTTGCGGGGTTCTTTGTAAAGATGAATGTTTTTATGGTCGCAATAAAATCCAATTATATCCTATTACCTTTAGCAGGTATGATTGCGAGCGTGGTTGCTGCTTTTTATTATCTAAGAATCATCAAAATTATGTATTTTAATGAAGCGGAGAAAACGTTATTGAGCCCAGGATTGGATAGATATATTTCTTTTGAAACAACGATTGTTATGAATATGGCAGCATTGATTGTAATTTTCTATGGACTTTATCCTCAAGCGTTTCTCTTAATTCTTCAAAATGCAGCTAAGGCCCTTTTCTAGTTATGTTAACAAAAACTTGGAAGATCTATACCTATCAAACTGTCGAAAATACAATGGATCAAGCGGCTCAGTTAATTGACCTTGAAGATCAGTTTGCCGTTCTTGCTTATGATCAAACGAAAGGTAGAGGAAAATATGATCGGAAATGGATCCCTCTAACAGGAAATCTTTATACGACACTTGCATTTAAACCATCTCAGCCTTTTCACACTTGGGGGCAGATTTCATTTGTAGCGGCTTTAGCCGTAAGAGAAGTTATTCAGCATTACCTTTCAAAAAATCAATACACTGAAGAAGTTAAATATAAATGGCCAAATGATCTTTTAGCTGGAGGGCAAAAGATATCGGGTATTTTATTAGAAATTATTGATTCTTCTTGGTTACTTGTAGGAGTTGGGATTAATCTACAGGATTCTCCTAGAGGAGTACAGTATCTTGCAACTTCTCTAAGAGAAACAGGAGGAAAGGTTCCTTCTCCAGACGAAGTCCTTTCTTTATTAATAACACATTTCACCACTAAAATGAACCACTTGGAAGATAAAGGATTTTCTGAGATAAGAGCGCTTTGGCTCAAAGATGCCGCTGGTTTTGGGGGAGAAATAGAAATCATCCTAAGAAAGAAAGGGATGACTGAAAAAATCAAAGGAAAATTTATTGATCTTGATCAAGAGGGTAGATTATTGGTAGAGCTTCCTAACAAAGAAGTTAAAAAAATATCTGCTGGTGATGTTTTTTTATTACAGGATTAAAAAATGCTTCTTGCAATTGATGCTGGAAATACAAATGTTTGTTTCGCACTTTTTAAGCAAAGAGAGTTAATATACACTTGGCGTGCAAGAACGAATTCTAGATATACTGTGGATGAATGGGCTGTATGGTTTGGGCAAATTCTCAAGCTTCATAATTTATCTTTTCAAGATATTAAAGAAACAATTCTTTGTTCAGTAGTTCCTGATCTTGTGGAATCTTTACAAGAATTTTGCTCCCATTATCTTAAGAATAAGCCTCTTGTTATAGGAAGCTCATTCTTGAATCTAGGAATTCTCTCCAAGATTGATCAGCCTGGTGAAGAAGGGGCTGATATGATGGTAAATGCTGTTGCTGCTCATACTTTATATGGAGGGCCATTATTAGTCATTGATTTTGGAACAGCAACAACAATGAGCTTAATTGATGCAGAGGGAAATTTCTGTGGTACAGCAATAGCGCCGGGCGTTAATTGTTCTCTTGAAGCTCTCTATAATGCCGCCGCAAAGCTCCCAATGATTTCAATCAGTCAGCCTAAACATATCATTGGGACTAACACTGTTGATTCTATGATGGCAGGTGTGTTTTGGGGGTATGTATCTATGATAGAAGGGTTAGTCACTCGAGCCCAAAAAGAATGTATTGAACGGTTTAACATACAACAAATTAAAGTTATTGCCACAGGAGGGTTGGGTGGTTTGATTAAGCCAGCAACTGAGGTAATAGATATTTATGATCCAAATTTAACATTAAATGGACTTGCAATTATTCATGAGAAAAATAAATAAAAAAATACAAGATAATCCGCGGTATAAGCCTGACGATCTATTATTTCTGCCTTTAGGTGGATGTAATGAGATTGGGATGAATCTGAACTTATATGGATTCCAAAAAAAATGGTTAATGGTTGATTGTGGTATTACTTTTGGAGATCAGCTCGGCATAGAAATTATCATGCCTGATATTAATTTTATTACCAAACAGCTAAAAGATCTGATAGGGCTTGTCGTGACACATGCTCATGAAGATCATATAGGTGCTATTCCTTATTTATGGGAAAAATTATTATGCCCTATTTATGCAACTCCCTTTACTTCTCGTATTCTAAAAGCAAAATTGCAAGAAGTTGGGCTTTTAGAGAAAGTGCCGCTTTTTGAAATACCTTTGAATGGTGAAATAGATCTCAATCCTTTTAAAATTAATTTTATTAATTTAACTCATTCAATCCCTGAGCCTAATGCTTTAGCTATTAGAACTGAAGTAGGTACAGTGATTCATACGGGAGATTGGAAGCTTGATCCAGAGCCTTTGATCGGTGAAACAACAGATATACAAATGTTGAAAGATTTTGGACGTGAAGGAGTGCTTGCACTTGTTTGTGATTCAACAAACGTTTTTGTTGAAGGTAAAACGGATTCTGAAGCCTCGGTTCGTAAGCATTTAATTGACCTCGTGAAGAGTCAAAAAGAAGGGCGTGTGGTAATTGCTTGTTTTGCGAGTAATGTTGCTCGTCTTACAAGCTGTGCAATTGCAGCTCAAGAAGCTGGCCGTGTTCCTGTCCTGGTGGGGCGTTCTATGATTCGGATGGAAAAGGCAGCTAGAGAGCTTGGTTACTTAAAAGGAATTCCTCCTTTTGTAGCAGAAGATGACATTCAGGATTTAGACCGTAAAAAGATATTATTAATTTCAACAGGTTCTCAAGGAGAGGCGCGATCTGCACTTGCGCGAATGTCTTCAAATGAACATCCACGGTTGAAGTTAAGTGAGGGGGACACAGTTATTTTTTCTGCACGGATGATTCCAGGAAATGAAATTTCTGTGAAAGGAATCCAAGAACAGTTGATTGAGATGGGAACAAAAGTAATTCATGCGGATGAAATTGAAGGGATTCATGTTTCTGGTCACCCAGCTCGAGAAGATTTAAAAGATATGTATTCTTGGGTTCAACCTAAGATTGTTGTGCCAGTTCATGGAGAGCCGTCTCATTTGCGGGAGCACGCAAAATATGCCCAATCTTTAGGGATAGAAAAAGTAATTGTTCCTTATAATGGGGCTCTCATTAATCTGACTTCTGATGAACCTACTATAATAGGTGAAGTTCCTCATGGACAGCTAACTCTAGATGGGAATGTTGTTGTGCCTTTATTTAGTCTTCAGATGAGAGAGCGGGCAAAGCTTATGACAACAGGCGTTGTATTTATAACAATTGTTGTAAACGCAGATGAGCAAGTCTATGGGCAACCGCACATTACTCTCTTGGGGATTGCCGAAGAAGGTGCTGAAGAAGAGACAATCCAGGCAATTGGGAAACAAATTGAATTGGCATTTGAAGAGATGCCAAAAGAGTATTGGCATAAAGAAGAAATGCTTTCTGAGATGATTAGAATTTCCTGTAGAAGAACGGTAAATAGTTTGCGAGGGAAAAAACCATTAACAACCGTACATTTAATTATGAATGAGAGTATATAAGGTATCTTTAGTCATTCTCTCCATAAACAGAGATTAGTTCTGAGTATTCGGGTTTTGCATAATCATAATTGTGTGATCTATTAATGTAAGTCCCAAGTAGTAATGTCGCGTTTTAACAGAACCTCTATTTTCTAATCTCATGATTAAAATTAGACTATACTCCGAATATGTCGGATATAATATGATTAAAGTCTAAAATGAAATTTACAAATAGATTTCTTAAGTTACCCTCTTCACGTAGCTTCTTTTTATTTGGAGCTAGGAATACAGGCAAGAGTACATTGCTCAAGCATATTTTTGAAACAAAAGGAGAATTTTGGATAGATCTTCTTGATCCTAACTTAGAAGATCGATATTCATCAAGATCATTAAAAAGCATCCATATTAAAGTCTTAGAAGAACGTTTATTATGAATGCTCTTATATTCGTGCCCTATAAAATATTTCTTAATGAATGAAAGAAATTGTCTACAAACCTACTAAAGTAACTCTTCACGTTTAACTAAATAGTAGGCGAATTGAGAAAGCTTCCTCTGATTGTTATTTTTACTATAAAGTTGATGATAGACGTTAAGAAAAGATTGGATACGGTTAAATGTTTCTATACCTTCTAATTTTTCTAGATCGAGTTTTTTTCTTTCTCTTGCTTCCAACCATTTTTTTGATAATTTTGCTGCATTATTTTCTGTAAAATCTTCTGATTTTATAAGTTCAAAGCCGCTACTTTTGAAAAGGTCATCTTGTAATTTAGGAGGAGTAAAAAAATATGTTCCAGATATAACACGTTGTAAAATTTCCTCATTACTAAGAATTCCTGATGTTATGCAAGGATCTGTGTAAATTAATTTACCATTAGGTTTTAATATCCTGTTCCATTCTTTTAGAATACGAAGCCTCTCATGATAATCAAAATAAAGAATTGCTTCTATGCAAACAATTGCATCAAAATAAGTATTTGAAAAAGGAAGATTATTTTTTAGATCTCCTTCTAAAAATTTAACATTTAAGCCATCTTTTTTGGTTGAATTATTGGCAGAATTTATCGCCTCAGTGCTGATATCTATACCATATGCTGTACAATTATTTTTCTGAGCAAAGTACATGGTCGTTTCACCAACGCCACAACATACATCTAAAATAATTTTCTCTGATGTAAGATTAAGCCAGTCATTAAATTTCATAAGTTCTTGCATGCTAATCAAGCTCGCAAAATTTATACTATCTTCACCCCAAGTTTCATTTTTAATTTTTTCATAAACAGGCTTAAGGTGATGTACGCTAAATGTATCTATCAAGTTTACTTGCGTCATTATGTATATCCTTTTTGTCAAATATTTTTAGTCTTTTTGAGAATACGATGATTTAAAATTTTAAATATTTACTCCTTCTTGAAACATATGAACTAGCCTTCTGAGCTCTTTTTTAGAAAGATCTGGAATCTTTAAAATGATTTCATCTATAATATTTAAGAGTTGTTGGCGGGGATCTTCGGCTTTTAGTAATTTTAATAAGACTTCATCCATAACCCA
Proteins encoded in this region:
- the nuoL gene encoding NADH-quinone oxidoreductase subunit L, translating into MVEYLSIFCPLLGFIFISFLGHKFNKHAINLISCIIIAIATVSSFIFAWNLHHNGQNITLSLLPWFDVGNFQIHWSLYFDNLSVTMVLLVNLISFLVHVYSIGYMNQDPSSSRFMSYLSLFTFMMLILVTADNLVQLFFGWEGVGLTSYLLIGFWYERESANEAAFKAFFVNRIGDLGFLLGIAGTFLVFKTLEFDQLFQLIPLKEGHSFDLLGYKFSTFETLGILFFIGAMGKSAQIGLHTWLPDAMEGPTPVSALIHAATMVTAGVFLLIRLSPLYELAPYTRDFIALVGSITAIFAGSIAITQNDIKRVIAYSTCSQLGYMFMAIGLSAYNGALFHLVTHAFFKALLFLGAGAVIHALSDEQDMRYMGGLWRSIPVTYTVMIIGTLALCGLPFFAGYFSKDYILEVALLNSSWVGQVSYFLGICAAVLTAFYSWRLLFLTFHGENRANELVMSHIHEPDYSMLAPLFVLVFGSIFGGYLGKAFFLNEKFLGSFMPMHEENHLNFFFKHLPTIAVFIGIGLAIYLYLIRPQMPVLIVQRFKKVYLFLYNKWFFDEFYNRLFLNNALKGARFLWLKTDQKIIDGYGPEGIASFAEWVAKRASQLQTGYIYHYVLALVGGLCIFILLLLFKS
- a CDS encoding NADH-quinone oxidoreductase subunit N; this translates as MYISTLAEFLSILPECFLTIMVLLMILIGVLKKESSLNITTYILIFSLAVAAYLVSLFPSQPTVSFNNFFIANAYTQFCKIIVILAVVFVVFMSFRHFQNDQLVQFEIPILMLFSTIGMMLMISSNDLISLFLGLELQSLALYILIALPRDQILTTEAGLKYFILGSLSTALFLFGSSLLYALTGTTEFQSLMTAFTEIPMTDPMLIVGITMILSGLAFKISLVPFHMWTPDVYEGSSTSITSFLATAPKVAIFSVVVRLFIQFTEDHYFLWETAFIIFSILSMFLGAFTALFQKNYKRLLAYSTISHMGYILIGALSRNQAGVESILSYFVVYVFTIIGVFACLLNLRRNGKSINTIEEFANLSHEYPLIAAVMAILMFSLAGIPPFAGFFVKMNVFMVAIKSNYILLPLAGMIASVVAAFYYLRIIKIMYFNEAEKTLLSPGLDRYISFETTIVMNMAALIVIFYGLYPQAFLLILQNAAKALF
- the nuoK gene encoding NADH-quinone oxidoreductase subunit NuoK — its product is MQIGLQHYLVLSSALFFIGIFGILWGRKSVLNILMSLELTLLATNINLVAFSMYWKDLIGQIFTLFILTVAAAEAAIGLAILVVFNRNRGSIEVEDISHMRG
- a CDS encoding NADH-quinone oxidoreductase subunit M, coding for MEQLPLLTLMIFLPLLGALAILLIKNDPLSVSQNARGVALLTSITTFVLSLVVLSYFKSTLSDFQLVERYLWIPKLSLNYCVGIDGISLIFILLTTFLTPLAILASWNVITDKVKEYMVTFLVLETLIMGSFCALDLVLFYIFFEAVLIPMYLIIGIWGGKNRVHAAFKFFLFTLSGSVLMLIAIFAIYGEIGTTDLIEAYRYTFSGEKQYWLWAAFFISFAVKIPMWPVHTWLPNAHVEAPTAGSVILAAILLKMGGYGFLRFSLPLFPEPSQFFAPYVFGLSIIAIVYASLIALVQEDMKKLVAYSSIAHMGFVTFGIFTFTEQGVKGALFQMISHGIISAALFLSVGILYNRVHSREIVRYSGARSRMPQFAVVFMIGLLGSIGLPGTSGFVGELLVLVASFEKSGWMAFMMGGGIVLSAAYALWLYKRVMLGKIIDKSLEKLSDLILIEKLYLFPIIASIIFLGIYPKPIFVLSETAIEKIIAPFYTKLKLEGQL
- a CDS encoding biotin--[acetyl-CoA-carboxylase] ligase is translated as MLTKTWKIYTYQTVENTMDQAAQLIDLEDQFAVLAYDQTKGRGKYDRKWIPLTGNLYTTLAFKPSQPFHTWGQISFVAALAVREVIQHYLSKNQYTEEVKYKWPNDLLAGGQKISGILLEIIDSSWLLVGVGINLQDSPRGVQYLATSLRETGGKVPSPDEVLSLLITHFTTKMNHLEDKGFSEIRALWLKDAAGFGGEIEIILRKKGMTEKIKGKFIDLDQEGRLLVELPNKEVKKISAGDVFLLQD
- the mrdA gene encoding penicillin-binding protein 2; its protein translation is MRRFFSSSDPKLLFTRRAFLIAGAQAAGGALILGRLGYLGIFRSPHYRTLADGNRIKLHILLPRRGIIYDRHGEELAGNISSYRLTMTPAQIDNLPESLFRISELLNIDPKDSKNILKDINKHPKFTPYALKQQLSWEDVCKIEVNLPELPGVEIEAGYQRFYLEPEPFAHLIGYVQAPSDKDQDVDQRLSSLSDYRIGKVGIEKSFQNVLQGVAGYKEVEVNAKRQIVRERKKHESQNGQQLELSVSAPLQKFIYERLQQVESASVVVMDILTGEVLSLVSSPSYDTNLFVNGISQKNWDALQKNPYRALTNKAIHGLYEPGSTFKMAVLLAGLESGRVDPNFQTFCHGYIEVANHRFHCVCRGGHGVVNLKRALQVSCDVYFYEIAQKIGVEILAQMVRALGFGDKTGIEMPAERSGLVPSKQWKLEKHKQRWHIGDTILLSIGQGPVLATPLQLAQMMARLLSGKRVVPTIKKRTSAELPLFSSYSFNPKYLAMIKNGIDAVVNEVSGTAYHSRINIPGLEMGGKTGTAQVRRITKLERETRILRNEEIAWKERDHALFVGYAPIHQPRYVTAVIVEHGGWGSVVAAPIGRDALLKIQEIMIS
- a CDS encoding NADH-quinone oxidoreductase subunit J; this encodes MIVALTFYIFSFLLLGSAAMVVFARNTVHSVLYLIFSFFNAAGIFILLQAEFIAMILIIVYVGAVAVLFLFVVMMLDIDPFQKPLFFLRNFVNFTKSLASVTGFIVLYVMLFLTIILGFNYFFDDYSDLTKIKWEHLSLLIFTGVLVAFLIPRRVYRWLAGELINLRQNVSASVVIGILMLTELILVAFTFKSIDSRNDFITSPTLHVSKITNTKALGMVLYTDYLYLFQVAGLILLVAMIGAIVLTYRYKHDIKRQDIATQLKRTAKNTIELKKVSLKKGI